The DNA segment TCTAGGGGTGGAAAGGGCATTCTTGCGCTAAAAATTACTGAAAAAACAGGCTCCCTCGTAGGGTTAAGGGTAGTTCAAGAGCAGCAGGAGCTTATGATAGTGACAAAGGATGGAATTATTATTAGAACAGAGGTTGAAGGAATATCCCAGATGGGAAGGGTTACCCAGGGAGTAAAGCTTATGAGAATAGGCGAAAGGGATAAAGTTAGTGCATTGGCAAAACTCAATATTCACAAAGAAAATGAGAATGTTGAGTTAGACTAAAATATGTAGTAAAATATATTGGTAAATTTAATAGCCAATTAGGTACCAATAACTTAATATATACAGGAGGAGTTATATATGGAAAAGAAAGGCACTTGGAAGGTCAAAAGTGGTTTAGCGGAGATGTTAAAGGGTGGCGTTATTATGGATGTAACTACACCAGAACAAGCAAAGATTGCAGAAGAAGCTGGTGCATGCGCGGTGATGGCTTTAGAAAGGGTTCCAGCTGATATAAGAGCTGCAGGTGGAGTTGCCCGTATGGCTGACCCAACCATCATAAAAAATATCATGGAAGTTGTCAGCATTCCTGTAATGGCAAAGGCCAGAATAGGCCATTTTGTGGAGGCCCAGATTTTGGAAGCCCTTGGTGCTGACTATATTGATGAATCGGAAGTTTTGACTCCTGCAGATGAGCAGTATCACATAGATAAAAACCTTTTCAAGGTTCCCTTTGTTTGTGGAGCAAGAAATCTTGGTGAAGCACTTAGAAGAATAAATGAAGGTGCTGCCATGATAAGAACCAAGGGAGAGCCAGGTACCGGCAATGTGGTGGAGGCTGTACGCCATATGAGGATGATGATGTCCGAAATTCGCCGATTAACAAGCATGAGAGAAGATGAATTATACACATTTGCTAAGGACATTCAAGCACCCTATGACTTAGTACATTATGTTGCTGAAAATGGAAAGCTTCCTGTAGTAAATTTTGCAGCTGGTGGTATAGCAACACCTGCTGATGCAGCTCTTATGATGCAGCTTGGCTGTGATGGAATATTTGTTGGTTCAGGCATATTCAAGTCTAACGAACCTGCCAAGAGGGCTAAAGCTATAGTAACTGCTACAACACATTTTAATGACCCACAAATACTAGCCCAAATCTCAAGAGATTTAGGGGAAGCAATGCCAGGACTTGAGATTTCAAGCATAGAAGAAAATCAGAGAATGCAGGAAAGAGGCTGGTAAACTGGGTGCAAGCCAAATTTTGTTTTACTTAAGATGCAGCAATAGACATGTAGGGAGAGATTCATGTTATGAAAACAGTAGGAGTCTTAGCTTTACAGGGGGCCTTTAGAGAACATAAGCAATCACTCATCAAATGTGGTGTTGATGTGGTTGAGGTTAGAAAGTTAGAAGATTTGGACAAGTGCTCTGCTCTAATTATACCAGGTGGGGAAAGTACAACTATTGGCAAATTACTAATTGAATGGAATTTAATGGAAGCTATTAAAAAACGGGTACAGGAGGGAATGCCCCTCTTTGGTACCTGTGCCGGTATGATACTCATGTCCAAGGACATAAGGGACAGCAATCAGCCAAGATTAGGTCTCTTAGATGTGGAAGTGGTTAGAAATGCCTATGGAAGACAAGTAGATAGTTTTGAAATGGACTTAACCATTGAGGGATTAGATGAGCCTTTTTCTAGCGTATTTATTAGGGCACCTTATATAACTAAGGTTGGACCTGGTGTGCAAATACTGTCAAAACATGATGATAAGATTGTAATGGCTAGACAAGGCAAGCTTCTGGGATGTTCTTTTCACCCTGAACTTACTGATGATTTAAGAATCCATCAGTATTTTGTGGATATGATAGATGAGTGAGAACAACTATTTACTGAAATTATGTATAATAATATTGAAGAAGGATAATATTAATAACATAATTAAATCTAGAAATAAGGTTGAATTTTCCACTAGAATATAGTATTATTTTACAAAATAAATACCTTAAACCCTAAGAGAAAGAATAGTAACCAAAGGTGTTTCTTTAGAGAGTTGGTGGTTGGTGCAAACCAATAGAATACTTTGGTGAATCCACTTTGGAGGGTGCTGGGAAGGGGTAATCCATAACCAGTCTACGGTTAGAACCGTTACAGCTATAGAGATAACCTTAGAATAAGGTTAATTAAGGGTGGTACCGCGAGAGCTCTCGCCCCTATTACTGGGGATGAGGGCTTTTTATTATAGAATATAACAAAGGGGGAAGAACCTATGTTAGACCCAAAATTTGTAAGAGATAATATTGGTGCAGTTGAAGCTGGATTGAAAAAAAGAGGAGCCAGTACGGACCTGTCAGAATTTAAAGCCCTTGAAAAAGAAAGAAGGCAGCTCCTTGGCAGGGTAGAGGTTCTCAAAAACAAAAGAAACACAGTTTCAGAGGAAATTGCTGAACTTAAGAAGAAAAAAGAAAATGCAGATGAAATGATTGAGGAAATGAGACAGGTTTCACAAGCAATTAAGGAGTTAGATGAAAAGGCCAAGGAAGTTGAAAACAAGCTGGAAAATATTCTTCTTTTAATCCCTAATTTACCTCATGAAACTGTTCCAGATGGTCAAAGTGATGAGGACAATAGGGTGGAAAGAACCTGGGGTACACCAAGGAAATTTGACTTTGAATCTAAGGCTCACTGGGATATTGGAGAGGACCTTGGCCTAATTGAGTTCGAAAGAGGATCAAAGGTTACAGGGGCCCGGTTTGTTTTCTATAGAGGTGGAGGGGCAAGGCTGGAAAGAGCCTTAATTAACTTTATGTTGGATTTACACATTTCCGAACACGGCTACATAGAGCTGTTTCCACCCTTCATGGTAAACAGCCAGTCCATGATAGGTACAGGTCAGCTGCCCAAGTTTGCAGAGGATATGTTTAAGGTGGCCAATACTGACTATTGGCTGGTTCCCACTGCTGAGGTGCCAGTAACCAATATATATGCTGGAGAAATATTAGATGAAGCAGATTTACCAATATATCATACTGCCTATAGTGCCTGCTTCAGGGCGGAAGCTGGTGCCCATGGAAGAGATACTAGGGGATTAATACGCCAGCATCAATTTAACAAGGTTGAATTGGTAAAATTTACTACACCAGAAAATTCTTATGAGGAGCTAGAAAAATTAACCAATAATGCGGAAAGGGTTCTGCAATTACTGGAGCTGCCCTATAGAGTTGTTACCCTGTGTGGAGGAGACATTGGCTTCTCATCTGCAAAAACCTATGACCTGGAGGTATGGCTTCCATCTTTTAATACTTATAGAGAAATTTCATCCTGCAGCAACTTTGAGGATTTTCAGGCAAGGAGGGCCAACATCCGTTACAGGCCTGGAAAAGGCAAGCCAAGATATGTTCATACATTAAATGGATCTGGATTGGCTGTAGGAAGAACCTTATCAGCTATATTAGAAAACTACCAGCAGGAGGATGGAAGTGTTATAATACCGGAAGCCTTGCGTCCTTACATGGGTGGAATGGCAAAACTGGAAAAATTTAAAAGCTAAACTGTAAAGCTAAACTGTAAAGCTAAACTGTAAAGGTAAGTTGTAAAATTAAATGCCGTAGGGCATCAAAAATATAGACTCATGGTAAATCCAATGTATAATGTTAAGTGATCAAACAAAACATTGCAAAGGAGATACCATGAGCCAATATAATAATACCTTAGAAGCTAGAAAAAATAAACACCTTAGCCTAAGAGAAAGATACAGAATCGAAGATTTGCTAAGAGAAGGAATAGGGCCTCTTGAAATAGCTAATAGGCTAGGTAGAAACAAGCGAACCATTGAAAGAGAAATCTCAAAAGGAACAATAAAGCTTCAAAACAGCGATTTAACCTATCGGAAAGAATATTGTGCTGATGTGGGGCAACGGATTTATGATAAAAATGGGCAAAACAAAGGGCCTGGGCTCAAAATAGGCAATGACCACAAGCTAGTAGAGCACATTGAAAGGAAAATAATTAAAGACAAGTACTCACCGGATGCAGTTATTGGTGAAATCAAGGCAAAGGAACTGAAGTTTAAAACAAGCATATGCACAAAGACTTTATACAACTACATAGACCAGGGGATTTTCTTAAACATCACAAACAAAGATTTGCCTGTTAAGAAGGATAAGAAAAAAAGGTCCTACAGCAAGGTTAGAACCCACAGGAAGCTCAAAGGAACCAGCATAGAAGATAGACCCCCCGAGATAGAGACCAGAGAAGAATACGGTCACTGGGAGATGGACTGTGTGGTAGGAAAACGTGACGGTGGTGGACCTGTCCTGCTCGTATTAAGCGAGAGGCAGCGGCGGGAAGAAATCATTTTCAAAATACCCCAAAAGACTCAGGAATTCGTCAAAGAGAAGCTCGATTACCTCGAACTCCTGCATGGAGATGGGTTTAAAAAGAAATTTAAATCCATCACAGTGGACAACGGAAGCGAGTTTTTGGATTATGAGTCTTTAGAAAAATCACTCCTAAACCAGGAGAACAAACGGGTAACCGTATACTATGCTCATCCATACAGTTCTTGGGAGAGAGGAACCAATGAGAATATAAACAAACTGATACGTCGGTTTATCCCCAAAGGATCAAATATAGATGATTATACTGAGGAAGATATAAAAAGAATAGAGCACTGGATAAACAGCTATCCCCGGAGGATATTCGGTTATCGATCAGCAAACGATATGGCCGCTTAATGGATTAGCCTCCGAGTTTAAAGCAAGAGGCTGTGGATATGCCTCAGTTGTGGATTCTGATGGATAACTCTGAAGAGTTATCCACAGACTCCACAACTGCTTGGACAACGCAAAAGCAGCGTTGCCCACATACCCACAACCTCGACTACTAATTTTAATTATTATATTTAATTATATTTTAAATAAATAGGACAAAAAAGATACCCAAACATTATACTAATTACCATAAAATTCTAGGCATTTAATATTGCAATTTATAAAGCTAAACTGTAAAGAGATTTATTATTGACACTTTCAGAATACTGATATATAATAATCTTTGCTTGTAAAAAACCAATATCCTTGTTGGAGGGGTGTCCGAGCGGTTGAAGGAGGCGGTCTTGAAAACCGTTGAACCTTTGCGGGTTCCGTGGGTTCGAATCCCACCCCCTCCGCCATAATGATATTAGGGGTAGAGGTATAGCGAGCATTAATTGATTTTTAGATTAGTCTGTTGTATAATGATAAAGCGTGGAGAGATGGCCGAGTCGGCTGAAGGCGGTCGCCTGCTAAGCGATTATACGGACCAAAATCCGTATCGAGGGTTCGAATCCCTCTCTCTCCGCCATTTTTTATTTCTAAAATTATATCATGCGCCCGTAGCTCAATCGGACAGAGTAACTGACTACGAATCAGGAGGTTGGAGGTTCGAGTCCTCCCGGGCGCGCCATTATTTTAATAAGTTTCCGTAGCTCAGCAGGATAGAGCGACTGCCTCCTAAGCAGTAGGCCGTGGGTTCGAATCCCGCCGGGAACACCATTGAAAGTAAGTGGTGATAAATATGGATCACCAATTTTATATGAAAGAGGCTTTAAAACAGGCCCAAAAGGCACTTGAACAAGGGGAGGTTCCTATTGGAGCTGTCCTTGTTAAAGAGCATAATATAATAGCCCGGGATTTTAACTATCGTGAAAGTTCTAATGATCCCACAGCCCATGCAGAACTTAGGGTTATAAGAAAAGGTGCTAAACTACAGGGAAACTGGCGATTATATGACTGTACCCTATATGTTACCTTAGAACCCTGTCCAATGTGCGCAGGGGCTATTTTAAATTCCAGAATAAAAAGGCTGGTTTTTGGGGCTTTTGATCCTAAAGGCGGGGCAGCAGGAACCATAGTCAATCTATTAGAGGATTCCAGGTTCAATCATAGAGTGGAAATCATATCAGGAGTACTAGAGGAAGATTGCAAGGAAATCCTGCAGTCTTTTTTTAAAAACCTAAGAAAAAAGTAAATTAGTTACAAATAAGAATACAGCTCGGAGAGATGGCTGAGTCCGGTTGAAGGCGCCGCACTCGAAATGTGTGGGGCTATGTGGAAGCCATGTAGCCGAAAACCTTGATTTTATGGGGTTTTCCAAACCCTCGGAGTTCGAATAGAGATGGATTTTTGAGCTGTTCTATCCGAGTTCTATCCGAGGTGCTAAAATAAGTTTATATTCGGAGAGTTGTCCGAGCGGTTTAAGGAGCTGGTCTCGAAAACCAGTGTACATGTAAATGTACCCAGGGTTCAAATCCCTGACTCTCCGCCATCATGGGGCTGTTAATCCTAAAGATTAGCAGTCCCTGCCATTTTAAGCGGCAAAGATTTCTGAATGATCTTGGCTGTTTTTTTCTTGGATTGGTATTCCAGATGGCCATAGGTATTGACCGTTGTCCGGATGTCGCTATGACCAACCCAATCTCTGATACGCTCCATAGGCACTTCATTGGCCATCATCAATCCTACGCACGAATGCCGAAGGTCATGGAACCTGACATGCGGCAATCCGGCTTTCTTGAGTAACTCCCGGTGCCTGTTGGTTATGTAACCCGGGTCGATGATTTCCCCCAAAGGATGGACGCAAAGATATCCAAGCCATTCGTTGCTGTATGAACTGCCGCAAAGCTTCCTCAGTTCCTTGTTCTCAGCTATTTTTGCTTTTATCCTTTCCTCTATATAAGGAATCAAGGGATAAGTGCGGTTGCTTAAATCCGTTTTGAGCTTATCGGAAGGGATATATATCTTTTGCTTATCAATCACTGCTGTCGTTACAGTGTGATTAGCCCGAAAGAATTTGTGCTGAAAATCAAATTGCGATTCCCTGGTGCCAACACACTCACTGCGTCGCATCCCATAAAAGCCGCCGAGCAATATAGGGATTTCAATAATATCTCCGACAATAAATTCGAGATAATATTGCATCTGTTCAGCATTGAGCGTAGCTGCATTATATTTCTCGATTTTGTGTAAGGTGATTGCGCTGTTTGGATTCACACTGATCATCTTTTTGCTGACGGCATAATTCAATACCTGGTTGATAACGGTGTAATCCTTGGCAACTGTAGCCTTCTTCTTGCCGTGTTTCAGCCGATAAGCGTAATGTCCCTTGAGCAGATCGGGCGTAATTTCCTGGACCGTGCATCCATAAGCCTTGAATGTCGGATACAGGTTTTGCTTTATGTTGTCTGCATATCCGGCCCAGGTATTGAGCTTGATCGTTCTGTCAAAATTAAAATCTTCACCTACCACAATATTGTCCGGGTGTCTGAATGCCAGCCATTCGTTTAATAAATCCGCGAACAAGGGATTTGCGGAATGGTTTTCATCGGAATCATCATGAGCAATGCTCTTTTCAGGCACTTCATGTGTAAACGTCTTATCCGCTACACCATTTTTCAGATCAAGCGAGTATTGGATTCTGGTTGATAAGCATTTGCTTTCGGCTTCTGCTTCATTTTCCTCAATTGCAGAAAGCCCTGTTGAAATCCAAAGAGGCTTGCGCTTACCGTTCTGATCCTTTCGATTGAGAACGATGTAATAATATCCTTTCTTTGGTGTTATGAAGCCTCCAATCAATTCATCCTCGGTCAATCTGACCATTTTCAACATTTGAGTGAGTTCCATATGGTTCCTCCTTTCGAATTATTCACTCACCTGCCGTTGACAGGATGAGTGTATCACAATAAAAAAAGCTCGTAAAATGTGCAAATATCATTTTTTATTGGCTGTCGCCGCTTGTACCTATTCTCAGATAGCTAAATAAAAAAGGCTTGGGGATTTTATATGCCCGCCCAACCTTTAAACATTCAATCTTATTTTCTTGTATCAAACCGTATCCTGTTTTTAGGCTAATGCCAAGAATTTCACACATTTGCTTTATATCAAGCACATCGGGATAGCCCTTTAGCATGATACGGTAGGCTTTTTCTTGGGATAATTTTTCATTAGCCATAGTAAGCCCCCTTCTCGTTTTTAATTACGCGCTACTTTCTATTTTTGATTCGCGAAGCAGGAGATGCGCCTTAGTTTGGACGTGCATATATACTCACATGGATAGGCGCACCCCTACTCGCGTTTCTGTTTTGGTTTTATTACTTATGGCTTTATCCGGCAGACGGCGGTTGACCGTCTTCATAGGAATCTTACCTCTCCCAGGTTCTCTGCAAGCCGCCCCCATTGCGTGATCCCGCTTAAGCGGGGCTGTGGCTGGACGGAAGTATCATTATCCCTCCGTATGTGTCGCCGCCTTAAATGTAACCAGCATTTATTCATTGCGGGTATTACTCGCTCGCACCTTACCTTCATCAAATCGGAAACGGCATGGATACATTGGCTGTGAGCCGACTTATGTCGAGACTGGTGGTCTTGGCGTACCTGCAATATGGCTTTCCTTCACAGGACATACGGGGAAAGTACCGGATAAAACAATTATTCAGTTTTCAAGGTTCGGACGAGGGGGTAGATTTGTGCCTCTATCAATCAGCAGATTTTTTGGTCAAAAGTTAACCCAATCAGGAATTATTTTTTAAAAATTTTTCTATACGTTTTAAACCTTGCTCAATGGAATGTGTTACGGCAGGTTTGCTCACGCCTTCAATCCTGGCTATTTCCGCTTTGCTCATGTTTAGAAAGAAGTGGGCATAGATACGCTTGGCCTGTTTTTCCGGCAGGCTGTTGATAGCGGCATATACCTCCTGCTTGCTCATTTTTCGTTCGTAGATTTCCTCCGGCGATAACACCAATAGGACCATATCCTTTTCAATACCATCGCAAGCGTCAAGGGAATAATATGCTTTGTGGATACGCCTGCGTTCAAAATCTGCATGGTCTCTTCGGCTAATCTGTTTGAATAGCTCTACAATTTGATCCGCCACTTCAATAAAAAAGTCAGAATGATAGAATGGGTAATAATCCCGTAAATTGATTTTTTTCATTTTCCAACCCTCCGTTTTAGCTTTTTTAGTAAAGAAAATCCAAAACAGAGGGAGGGGAACGGCACATTACCGAATGTTCGTATATATATAAATCATACTTCTGAACGTCAGGTGTAAGGCTCCATACTTTCACCTCTTCTTTGAGTGTTTTTTTGCCATCTGTTAGAGAAAGAGAAAGTAGACAGAAATTTTGCAACCCCTACCCTAAAAAAATTAAATTTGTTATACTTTTGTGTTCTTCATCCCGTCCAATGCTTTCAAAACCGTTAATACCAACTTGTGTGTCTATTTTAATTACCTCCGTTTTGTTTTTTGGGTTCTATAACAAAACGGGGTGATGCACGCCATTCCAGAAAACAAAAATGGCCGCACAAAGAATGGAACGGTTAAAATCCTCAAAGCTTGTGCGGCCCAGCGTTGAAAAAAGAGAGGTTATTTTTTCAACCTCTCCTAAAGATGTGTTTTTTTATATTTGAACATTAATATAAGCAGTTCATGCTTTCGCATTCCCCGATACTTCTTGGTCAAACGGATTGCTTCGTGACGAAGCCCTGTGATAAACCAAGCTACAATTCGGGCTTCTTCCAGGTCATACTCTTCAGGTATAGGGGTCTATGCTTTCACCTTCTCCCGGGTAGAAATTCACCACTCTATCAGAGAAAGAGAAAGCGGATGTTATTATGGCATCCCCCTTCCTAAAATATTTTATTTTTGGCCGTTTTCGTATGAAAAAGATGCTGTCCCGGCAATGATATCAGTATCATTAACGGATCTATATTTATGAACTGCGTTTACCATCCAGACAATCAAGTCCGCATACGCCTCCTCATAACCCATTCTACGGCTATACTTCTTTACTAAGGGAATAAACCAGTGCACCAAATGAACTACGGAGTCCTGATCGCCATTTTGGGCATTGATAATTAATACTCTGAGATTGCTAAGTTCCTTTTTCATGACTACTATCCCCCTCCTTACTTTTCTAAATCTTAAACCAGAGTGATATGAAGTATCATTAGAGTTTTCATCAAAAAAAGGCCCACTGATGCTTACAAATTAATAAAGCACCAGTGAGCCATTATGGCTTTTCTTCGGCAACCCGGCTATCATCGCGATCTGGTGCTCGCCTTAGACCCGTGGTTTTGCGTCCCTGCCTTTCGACAAGTTTGCCTTTTCGGTTCATAGTTACACTTTCTTTACATTATATACCATTATTTACATAATTCGTGTCGCTTTTTGTCGTTCCGATAAAATTCAACATTTTAGGGTTTCCTCCTGCTGGGTACTTTAAGGAGCCAGCACAGGCCATGTGTGCTGTTTTTGCATCTGGTAACAAGAAATAGTCAGAATAAAGATTTCATTCCAGGTTGGCGCTGCTATCCGGAATGACTCTGGTGATAGCAGGTTATATGCCAATTTTATCAATGCCGGGGTGGTGATTATAGTTATACTTTCCATGATTTTTTCTTTTGGTTTACCCGGTTTTGACCTCCGCATCTCCATACGGATTATTCAGTTCTTTACCATGTTTTAATACGGCTATACTTCTAACGCAAGGAATAAATTGCTATTATGGTGTAAAAACTATTGAAGTAATCCCATTATTTTTGATAACGCAGTTTCCTAAATCTTACCTTTATTGTACAAGAACACTTTTCAAACAAGAGGTTGCAATATGTTTCGAAAGATATTCAGACTAATAAAATATATCAAATTAAAATCACTAAATATCGAACACGAAAAATCACTAAATGAAAATAAAAACGGGCAACACATAGCGCAATCCGGGAAAATAGTCAAAGAAAAACTGGAGCAAATATTTTCGGATTGCAGCGACTTTATGCTGCGGGAAATAGCTTTAGGCGATGAGCCGCCTGTAAAAATCATCATTGCATGTATTGATGGTCTGGTAAATAAGCAGATGGTAAATGCCGACATTTTAAAACCATTGATGATAGAGGCGAGAATTGCGAATCTAAAGAAAGAGCTAAATAACCGCACCATACTCACTATCTTAAAAGAAAATTTATTAACCACAATTGAGTTGCAAGAGATTCAGGATTTCCAAGAAACAATAGACGCTATTTTGGCTGGAGATAGTGTTATCTATATAGAGGGAAAAGCAACAGCATTAAAAGCAGGTTCTAAGGGATGGGAAGCAAGAGGCATTGAAGAACCTGGTACAGAAGCCGTCGTACGCGGACCGAGGGAAGGATTTGTTGAATCACTAGGCATAAACATATCTCTTTTGCGGAGAAAGATAAAAAACCCTAGGCTTAAATTTGAAATGATGAAATTGGGGAAGCAAAGCAGGACTAATGTATGTATTTGCTATATCAAAGATAT comes from the Desulfitibacter alkalitolerans DSM 16504 genome and includes:
- the pdxS gene encoding pyridoxal 5'-phosphate synthase lyase subunit PdxS, with product MEKKGTWKVKSGLAEMLKGGVIMDVTTPEQAKIAEEAGACAVMALERVPADIRAAGGVARMADPTIIKNIMEVVSIPVMAKARIGHFVEAQILEALGADYIDESEVLTPADEQYHIDKNLFKVPFVCGARNLGEALRRINEGAAMIRTKGEPGTGNVVEAVRHMRMMMSEIRRLTSMREDELYTFAKDIQAPYDLVHYVAENGKLPVVNFAAGGIATPADAALMMQLGCDGIFVGSGIFKSNEPAKRAKAIVTATTHFNDPQILAQISRDLGEAMPGLEISSIEENQRMQERGW
- the pdxT gene encoding pyridoxal 5'-phosphate synthase glutaminase subunit PdxT; amino-acid sequence: MKTVGVLALQGAFREHKQSLIKCGVDVVEVRKLEDLDKCSALIIPGGESTTIGKLLIEWNLMEAIKKRVQEGMPLFGTCAGMILMSKDIRDSNQPRLGLLDVEVVRNAYGRQVDSFEMDLTIEGLDEPFSSVFIRAPYITKVGPGVQILSKHDDKIVMARQGKLLGCSFHPELTDDLRIHQYFVDMIDE
- the serS gene encoding serine--tRNA ligase; the protein is MLDPKFVRDNIGAVEAGLKKRGASTDLSEFKALEKERRQLLGRVEVLKNKRNTVSEEIAELKKKKENADEMIEEMRQVSQAIKELDEKAKEVENKLENILLLIPNLPHETVPDGQSDEDNRVERTWGTPRKFDFESKAHWDIGEDLGLIEFERGSKVTGARFVFYRGGGARLERALINFMLDLHISEHGYIELFPPFMVNSQSMIGTGQLPKFAEDMFKVANTDYWLVPTAEVPVTNIYAGEILDEADLPIYHTAYSACFRAEAGAHGRDTRGLIRQHQFNKVELVKFTTPENSYEELEKLTNNAERVLQLLELPYRVVTLCGGDIGFSSAKTYDLEVWLPSFNTYREISSCSNFEDFQARRANIRYRPGKGKPRYVHTLNGSGLAVGRTLSAILENYQQEDGSVIIPEALRPYMGGMAKLEKFKS
- a CDS encoding IS30 family transposase codes for the protein MSQYNNTLEARKNKHLSLRERYRIEDLLREGIGPLEIANRLGRNKRTIEREISKGTIKLQNSDLTYRKEYCADVGQRIYDKNGQNKGPGLKIGNDHKLVEHIERKIIKDKYSPDAVIGEIKAKELKFKTSICTKTLYNYIDQGIFLNITNKDLPVKKDKKKRSYSKVRTHRKLKGTSIEDRPPEIETREEYGHWEMDCVVGKRDGGGPVLLVLSERQRREEIIFKIPQKTQEFVKEKLDYLELLHGDGFKKKFKSITVDNGSEFLDYESLEKSLLNQENKRVTVYYAHPYSSWERGTNENINKLIRRFIPKGSNIDDYTEEDIKRIEHWINSYPRRIFGYRSANDMAA
- the tadA gene encoding tRNA adenosine(34) deaminase TadA, giving the protein MDHQFYMKEALKQAQKALEQGEVPIGAVLVKEHNIIARDFNYRESSNDPTAHAELRVIRKGAKLQGNWRLYDCTLYVTLEPCPMCAGAILNSRIKRLVFGAFDPKGGAAGTIVNLLEDSRFNHRVEIISGVLEEDCKEILQSFFKNLRKK
- a CDS encoding site-specific integrase, which gives rise to MELTQMLKMVRLTEDELIGGFITPKKGYYYIVLNRKDQNGKRKPLWISTGLSAIEENEAEAESKCLSTRIQYSLDLKNGVADKTFTHEVPEKSIAHDDSDENHSANPLFADLLNEWLAFRHPDNIVVGEDFNFDRTIKLNTWAGYADNIKQNLYPTFKAYGCTVQEITPDLLKGHYAYRLKHGKKKATVAKDYTVINQVLNYAVSKKMISVNPNSAITLHKIEKYNAATLNAEQMQYYLEFIVGDIIEIPILLGGFYGMRRSECVGTRESQFDFQHKFFRANHTVTTAVIDKQKIYIPSDKLKTDLSNRTYPLIPYIEERIKAKIAENKELRKLCGSSYSNEWLGYLCVHPLGEIIDPGYITNRHRELLKKAGLPHVRFHDLRHSCVGLMMANEVPMERIRDWVGHSDIRTTVNTYGHLEYQSKKKTAKIIQKSLPLKMAGTANL
- a CDS encoding helix-turn-helix domain-containing protein, translated to MANEKLSQEKAYRIMLKGYPDVLDIKQMCEILGISLKTGYGLIQENKIECLKVGRAYKIPKPFLFSYLRIGTSGDSQ
- a CDS encoding RNA polymerase sigma factor, which gives rise to MKKINLRDYYPFYHSDFFIEVADQIVELFKQISRRDHADFERRRIHKAYYSLDACDGIEKDMVLLVLSPEEIYERKMSKQEVYAAINSLPEKQAKRIYAHFFLNMSKAEIARIEGVSKPAVTHSIEQGLKRIEKFLKNNS
- a CDS encoding helix-turn-helix domain-containing protein, translating into MKKELSNLRVLIINAQNGDQDSVVHLVHWFIPLVKKYSRRMGYEEAYADLIVWMVNAVHKYRSVNDTDIIAGTASFSYENGQK